A genomic window from Lotus japonicus ecotype B-129 chromosome 1, LjGifu_v1.2 includes:
- the LOC130728965 gene encoding pentatricopeptide repeat-containing protein At5g64320, mitochondrial-like — translation MLCRTRYAVLSHVLKPSASFLHSSSSRKTHPNVTNPETTSSNSTKPTSPLAPCSRLSRKTTPPSSVSSLYSLLSDLVSLPGDTAIDHVLDRYKGDLSSNFVLRVLMSYQHLGRAKTLNFFSWAGTQMGFQFDDSVVEYMADFLGRRKLFDDMKCLLMTVASQKGKVSPKAMSICIRFLGRHGRIHEALSLFEEMETVFGCKPDNLVFNNVLYVLCKKQSSEETIELALRIFHKMESPDTYSCSNTIVGLCRLGRLEAALEIFSQMNKIGVLPTRSAVNMLIGELCSLSEKKGSVEKVRVRNTRRPCTILVPNMGGNSGAIQPAVEVFWAVFNSGLLPSTFVVVKLMSELCRLGQTEEAVKLLRIVEERKLTCVEEGYAIVMKALCDHCQVEEASNLFGRMLACGLKPKLGVYNSVISMLCTLGNLDHAMGVFELMNKKRCLPDNLTYTALIHAHGKVKNWKVAYDLLMEMLGLGWIPELQTYNLVDNLLREHDRSDLCLKLERKLENHQLQKLCKLGQLDAAYEKAKSMLEKGIHLSAYARDTFEHVFQKNGKLKIARQLLETTRRVQEPEETNRT, via the coding sequence ATGCTTTGTAGGACTAGATACGCTGTTCTTTCTCATGTTCTCAAGCCTTCTGCATCTTTTCTCCACTCTTCATCTTCCCGCAAAACTCACCCTAATGTCACAAACCCTGAAacaacttcttcaaattccacaAAACCCACTTCGCCCCTTGCTCCATGTTCACGTCTTTCACGCAAAACAACCCCTCCTTCAAGTGTTTCTTCCCTTTACTCTCTGCTTTCTGACCTTGTCTCTCTCCCAGGTGACACTGCCATTGATCATGTTTTGGATCGTTACAAGGGTGATTTGAGCTCCAACTTTGTTCTTCGGGTCTTGATGAGTTACCAGCACTTGGGCAGAGCCAAAACCTTGAATTTCTTCTCATGGGCAGGGACCCAGATGGGGTTTCAGTTTGATGACTCTGTGGTTGAGTATATGGCTGATTTCTTGGGTAGGAGGAAGCTTTTTGATGATATGAAGTGTTTGTTGATGACTGTGGCATCTCAAAAGGGTAAAGTTTCTCCTAAGGCAATGTCAATTTGTATTAGATTTTTGGGTAGGCATGGTAGGATTCATGAAGCACTGTCATTGTTTGAGGAAATGGAAACTGTGTTTGGGTGTAAGCCTGATAACCTTGTGTTTAACAATGTGCTTTATGTGCTCTGCAAGAAGCAGTCATCTGAGGAGACGATTGAGCTTGCGCTTAGGATTTTCCACAAGATGGAATCTCCTGATACATATTCCTGTAGTAACACTATTGTTGGTTTGTGTAGACTTGGTAGATTAGAGGCAGCTCTTGAAATTTTCAGCCAAATGAACAAGATTGGTGTGTTACCAACTCGTTCTGCGGTGAACATGCTTATTGGGGAGCTGTGCTCATTGAGTGAAAAAAAAGGGTCTGTTGAGAAGGTAAGAGTGAGGAATACCCGTAGACCGTGTACTATATTAGTTCCTAATATGGGAGGAAATAGTGGTGCAATTCAGCCTGCTGTTGAAGTGTTTTGGGCAGTTTTTAATTCTGGCTTATTGCCAAGTACTTTTGTTGTAGTCAAGCTTATGTCAGAGCTTTGTCGCTTAGGTCAGACAGAGGAAGCTGTAaaattgttgaggattgttgaggAAAGGAAGCTAACATGTGTTGAAGAGGGATATGCTATTGTTATGAAGGCATTGTGTGATCACTGTCAAGTTGAGGAAGCTAGTAATCTGTTTGGGAGAATGTTAGCATGTGGCTTGAAGCCAAAGTTGGGTGTTTACAATTCTGTTATATCCATGCTATGTACATTGGGAAATTTGGACCATGCTATGGGGGTCTTTGAACTCATGAACAAGAAAAGATGCCTTCCTGATAATTTAACCTACACTGCTTTGATCCATGCTCATGGTAAGGTTAAGAACTGGAAAGTTGCTTATGACTTGTTAATGGAAATGTTGGGTTTGGGCTGGATTCCAGAGCTTCAGACTTACAATTTAGTGGACAATCTTTTGAGAGAACACGATCGCTCGGATCTATGCCTCAAACTGGAAAGGAAATTGGAGAACCATCAGTTGCAGAAGCTGTGCAAGCTAGGTCAACTAGATGCTGCTTATGAGAAAGCAAAATCAATGCTGGAAAAGGGTATTCATTTATCAGCTTATGCTAGAGACACATTTGAGCATGTGTTCCAGAAGAACGGCAAGTTAAAAATAGCACGTCAGTTACTGGAAACGACTCGGAGAGTTCAGGAGCCTGAGGAAACTAACAGAACTTGA
- the LOC130728966 gene encoding U11/U12 small nuclear ribonucleoprotein 35 kDa protein, whose amino-acid sequence MSLRAKNLNCVFYADSYHPIQAGSIDGTDIVPHDNAIYRAQLCSSIGLYDPFGDPKSIGDPYCTLFVGRLSPLTTEDTIRKVMSKYGRVKNLRLVRDIVTGASCGYAFVEFEKDREMRRAYMDAHHLIVDDCEIIVDYNRQRLMPGWIPRRLGGGLSGKKESGQLRFGGREKPFRAPLKPIPYEELKKLGIPPPPEGRYMSRFQVPSPPRREKSLLDREEESHRRGSNDRSSVDMDEGHYKRSSSRREDHSRGRSSSERSDRYHDRSSAEREHRHRSSSERSDRYHDRSSGEREHQYRSSTDEKRSHRRKERDENSRRKHGYTSSSESDEKHSRKRKERDDDHSRRRERYSRYSPHED is encoded by the exons ATGAGTTTGAGGGCCAAAAACTTGAACTGTGTTTTCTATGCGGATTCCTACCACCCCATTCAAGCTGGCAGCATCGACGGCACCGATATTGTTCCTCACGACAATGCCATCTATCGTGCTCAACTCTGTTCCTCTATTGGCCTCT ATGACCCATTTGGTGATCCTAAATCCATTGGAGACCCTTATTGCACTCTCTTCGTGGGTCGCCTCTCTCCTCTCACTACTGAAGATACTATCCGCAAG GTTATGAGCAAGTATGGTAGGGTGAAGAACTTGCGGTTGGTCAGGGACATTG TGACCGGAGCTTCTTGTGGTTATGCTTTCGTTGAATTTGAGAAAGACAGGGAGATGCGACGGGCATATATG GATGCTCATCATTTGATTGTTGACGATTGTGAAATCATAGTTGATTACAACAGACAGCGATTGATGCCCGGATGGATTCCCAGAAGGTTAG GTGGTGGTCTTAGTGGTAAGAAGGAATCAGGACAACTTCGTTTTGGGGGAAGAGAAAAACCGTTTCGCGCACCCTT GAAACCAATTCCATATGAGGAATTGAAGAAGCTTGGCATCCCACCTCCACCTGAGGGAAGATACATGTCACGCTTTCAG GTCCCATCCCCTCCTAGAAGAGAAAAGAGCCTTTTAGATAGGGAAGAAGAGTCTCATAGAAGGGGTTCTAATGACAGGAGCTCAGTGGACATGGATGAAGGGCACTACAAAAGGAGTTCAAGTCGCCGGGAAGACCACTCACGTGGAAGGAGCTCTTCAGAGAGGAGTGACCGTTACCATGACCGGAGTTCAGCTGAGAGAGAACACCGGCATAGGAGCTCTTCGGAGAGGAGTGACCGTTACCATGACCGGAGTTCAGGTGAGAGAGAACACCAGTATAGGAGTTCTACTGATGAGAAACGTTCTCATAGAAGAAAGGAAAGAGATGAAAACTCTCGGAGGAAACATGGATACACTAGTTCTTCTGAATCTGATGAGAAACATTCACgcaaaagaaaggaaagagaTGATGATCACTCTCGGAGGCGAGAAAGATATAGTCGCTATTCTCCTCATGAGGATTAA
- the LOC130728968 gene encoding uncharacterized protein LOC130728968: protein MPNWELKNCCDHDQKVFLACVAAFTVVILVLWRTVLLTPFKLITVFLHEASHAIACLLTCGKVEGIQVHANEGGSTQTRGGIYWVILPAGYLGSSFWGMALILASTNILTARIAAGCFIAALVIVLFVAKNWTLRGLCIGFIIFIAVIWLLQEKTEVRALRYVILFIGVMNSLFSVYDIYDDLISRRVHSSDAEKFAEVCPCPCNGIGWGVIWGMISFVFLCGSLYLGLVILS, encoded by the exons ATGCCGAACTGGGAGCTCAAGAACTGTTGTGATCACGACCAGAAAGTGTTCCTTGCTTGTGTTGCTGCTTTCACCGTTGTCATCCTCGTG TTATGGAGGACTGTTCTGCTCACGCCTTTTAAGCTCATCACCGTGTTTCTGCATGAAGCGAGTCATGCAATTGCTTGCTTGCTTACTTGTGGCAAG GTGGAGGGAATCCAGGTTCATGCAAACGAGGGTGGTTCGACGCAGACCCGTGGTGGCATATACTGGGTGATCTTGCCTGCTGGAT ATCTCGGTTCATCATTTTGGGGAATGGCTTTGATACTTGCTTCGACAAATATTCTCACTGCGAGAATTGCTGCCGGTTGCTTTATTGCTGCTCTGGTTATTGTCCTCTTTGTTGCTAAAAAT TGGACACTCCGAGGACTCTGTATTG gatttattatttttattgctGTAATTTGGCTTCTACAAGAGAAAACGGAAGTCCGAGCCCTTCGCTATGTCATTCTCTTTATCG GTGTGATGAACAGTTTGTTTTCAGTTTATG ATATTTATGATGATCTAATATCTAGAAGAGTCCACTCTAGTGATGCTGAGAAGTTTGCTGAAGTTTGCCCATGCCCCTGTAATGGTATAGGATGGGGAGTTATTTG GGGGATGATATCATTCGTGTTTCTTTGTGGATCTTTGTACCTTGGACTGGTCATATTATCATGA